TCTTCCTCGTAAACGATCAAATCTGCCAAGCCTTCCGTTTCTTCTTCATAAATCAAAAACTGAGCATAACTAGGCTGTACGGCGATGAATATTCGACCAAAAACATTGCATGCATCTAGCCTTGATTGGGCAAAGGAACCTGTCGCAAACGATAACAATATAATAAATAAGGAAAATAAGATTTTTTTCATTCTAGCAAAGGTTAACGTACAAAGCGAAAAATGTTAAATCGCAAAGTCATATCGCCTGTCGGGTTTTGATGCAGACAATATTTTTTCATACAACAAAAAAACACAGTCCTCATTAATTATTCAAGCATGTTGCAATTTTTAACACATTGGAACATGAAATAATGAAAACTGTGTTGTTTATTAATCTTTGCTAAGAAAGACTGGATTAGAATGACTTCACGATATCAACAAAGTCTCTTGCCACTAGTGAAGCTCCACCGATCAATCCTCCATCAACATCTTTGCCTGCGAAAATTTCTTTGGCATTTGAAGGCTTGCAGCTTCCACCGTAAAGAATAGAAACTTTGTCAGCGATTTCTTGGCCATATTTGCTGGCTAGATGCTTTCTGATAGCGTCATGCATTTCCTGAGCTTGCTCAGAAGAGGCTGTTCTACCAGTTCCGATAGCCCAAATTGGTTCGTAAGCGATGACGATTTTTTCGAATTGCTCATTGCTAAGGTGGAATATGCTTTCAGTAAGCTGTTGGCAAACGAAATCTACTTCAGTGCCTGCTTCTCTGATATCCAATGCTTCTCCGCAGCAAAATATAGGAATCATGCCATGCTCGTAAACTTTATCAACTTTAGCAGCTAATTGCTCGTTGCTTTCGTTGAAATACTCTCTTCTCTCGCTGTGTCCAAGAATCACGTAGTCCACACCCATAGAAGCTAGCATTGCCGCTGAGATTTCTCCTGTGTATGCTCCCTGCTCATGTTCGCTGCAATTTTGCGCTGCTATGAACACGTTCGCTGAATCTTTGATCAACTTTGATACACTGTCAAGGTGAACGAAAGGCGTTCCTAAAATAACCTTCGCGTCGGAATTCACTTCGTCAGTTACTATATTAACCACTTCGGATGCAAGTATTTTACCTTCTTCCAAAGTTTTATGCATTTTCCAGTTTCCTGCTACTATCTTATCTCTCATGTTGTTTTTTGAAAATTTTTGCTAGAAATCCAATGTTAACAAATATAAAACCCAATAATACCAAAACATATGATATATATCAATATTGCAAGACCAAGGCGATTAAGCTGGTCTTGTTCTCAAAACTTGATATCGTGAATTAAGTTGCCAAGTCTACTTCAGATCTCTAGTATTCATATAAAATACACTAGCAAGTGCAAATAATAATATATATAATACTGAAATACCTATTTCCCATGGCTCAACGAATGACATCTTCTCTGGGGAAAAGTACTTCCAAAAGGGGAAAGTGTTAAGTTCTCTGAAAACACCGCTAGGGAAAAAGTTTCCAATGTCTCCCAGTGCCCATCCGGCAAGTCTCTGCAAAATGATTGTCCAGGCGAAGAATAGCAAAATGCTTTCAGCAGTTTTTTTAACGACAAAAGCGAAAAGCATTGCCAAAGAAAGGTAGCCCATCAATTCTAGGCCGTAAAGCAATACGGCTTCCATTCCTGAGAGTATCGACAATTGCTCGTTTCCGCTTATTGAAGCATTGGATTTGCCCACCAGCAAAGTTGACACGAAAAGAAAAAGCATAGAAGCTATGGTCAGAATCGCAACAACGGAGAATTTCCCAAGCACTAAGCTTTTAGGATCTAGTCCATTGATGACTTGTTGTTTGAATGTTTTGAAACGGTATTCGTTGCAAATAATCATGATGATGATGATTGCTGGTATTGGATTCAAGTAACTAGCCATGTAAGCCAAATTTCTCCATACATCCGGGAATGCAAAAACGCTGTTGATCATTTGCGGAATATTGGCGGCTATGTCGCCTTCAGTTTGGATCGTAAGCGTTGCATTGTTCAGAAAAAATGAAAAGTTGTTGGTCATCATGTAGAACAAGAATGCGTAAACTGCGAACATTACCCAAAATGATGTA
The Aureibacter tunicatorum DNA segment above includes these coding regions:
- a CDS encoding DUF6150 family protein encodes the protein MKKILFSLFIILLSFATGSFAQSRLDACNVFGRIFIAVQPSYAQFLIYEEETEGLADLIVYEEDNKLYADEQGKWFFVDVRAFAEYTVYFVEDRDKAHFTVYFTDEPGYAGCNN
- the tpiA gene encoding triose-phosphate isomerase, with the protein product MRDKIVAGNWKMHKTLEEGKILASEVVNIVTDEVNSDAKVILGTPFVHLDSVSKLIKDSANVFIAAQNCSEHEQGAYTGEISAAMLASMGVDYVILGHSERREYFNESNEQLAAKVDKVYEHGMIPIFCCGEALDIREAGTEVDFVCQQLTESIFHLSNEQFEKIVIAYEPIWAIGTGRTASSEQAQEMHDAIRKHLASKYGQEIADKVSILYGGSCKPSNAKEIFAGKDVDGGLIGGASLVARDFVDIVKSF
- a CDS encoding ABC transporter permease, translated to MKKVIKIELIKLMYNTSFWVMFAVYAFLFYMMTNNFSFFLNNATLTIQTEGDIAANIPQMINSVFAFPDVWRNLAYMASYLNPIPAIIIIMIICNEYRFKTFKQQVINGLDPKSLVLGKFSVVAILTIASMLFLFVSTLLVGKSNASISGNEQLSILSGMEAVLLYGLELMGYLSLAMLFAFVVKKTAESILLFFAWTIILQRLAGWALGDIGNFFPSGVFRELNTFPFWKYFSPEKMSFVEPWEIGISVLYILLFALASVFYMNTRDLK